In Cotesia glomerata isolate CgM1 linkage group LG1, MPM_Cglom_v2.3, whole genome shotgun sequence, one genomic interval encodes:
- the LOC123262072 gene encoding uncharacterized protein LOC123262072 yields the protein MSSNLQENNNNISDEKHEEIMEIEAIEDTSRDYNSNDDCDATTSSQELQSKSDSFMSQNSNVSNFETDFLTAKRTPKINIMTPELAAALDRGNVSSRSATYVLAATLKSVGFDTRNVNLSYKTIQRQRIIHRKEIAKGLKKT from the exons ATGTCTTCAAATCtgcaagaaaataataataatatctcaGACGAAAAACACGAAGAAATAATGGAAATAGAGGCGATAG aagACACCTCTCGTGATTATAACAGTAATGATGATTGTGATGCTACAACATCTAGTCAGGAGTTGCAATCAAAGTCAGATTCATTTATGAGTCAAAATTCAAATGTGTCTAACTTTGAAACAGATTTTTTAACAGCAAAACGGacaccaaaaattaatattatgacGCCAGAATTAGCTGCTGCACTGGATCGTGGTAATGTAAGTAGCCGAAGCGCCACATATGTTTTGGCAGCTACTTTAAAAAGTGTGGGATTCGATACTCGGAATGTAAATTTGAGTTATAAAACTATTCAACGACAGCGTATAATTCATCGGAAAGAAATTGCTAAAGGCTTAAAGAAGACTTAA